The genomic stretch CATGGGGGACTTCGTCAAAGGCCGCCTGGACGATCGCTTTCCCCCCGCCATCCGCCACGGCCTGCAACAGCACCGCCAGCTCGACAGCTTTGCCCACAGCCATCCCGCCTTCCGCCGCAGCAAAGCCCGCCTGCATTATGATTACGGCCACTGCCGCGGCATCCTCGTCGACATTTTCTACGATCATTTTCTCGCCCGGCACTGGCCGCAATTCTCCCCCATCCCCCTCGACGACTTCGCCGCCCACATCTACCAGCTGCTGCGCACCCACCATGACCAGCTCGCTGAAGGCCTGCAACGCCTTGCCCCACGGATGATCGAGCGCAACTGGCTGGTTTCCTACCAAGATCCCGCAGTCATCGGCCGCGTACTCGAAAGGGTATCCCAGCGCCTCAAACGGCCGCTGCCCATGGCGCAGGCCATGCGCGACCTGGAAGAACACCGGGATGCATTGGAGGGGGATTTCAGGGGATTTCTGGAGGACGCCCGTGCCTGCCTTGCCCCGGCGGAGGCCTGGCATCGACG from Desulfuromonas sp. KJ2020 encodes the following:
- a CDS encoding ACP phosphodiesterase translates to MNYLFHLYLSDPEPPCLLGNLMGDFVKGRLDDRFPPAIRHGLQQHRQLDSFAHSHPAFRRSKARLHYDYGHCRGILVDIFYDHFLARHWPQFSPIPLDDFAAHIYQLLRTHHDQLAEGLQRLAPRMIERNWLVSYQDPAVIGRVLERVSQRLKRPLPMAQAMRDLEEHRDALEGDFRGFLEDARACLAPAEAWHRR